A genomic segment from Triticum dicoccoides isolate Atlit2015 ecotype Zavitan chromosome 1A, WEW_v2.0, whole genome shotgun sequence encodes:
- the LOC119278567 gene encoding glycine, alanine and asparagine-rich protein-like, which yields MEISAATATAGSSPPAKPVLLRPHATSSATTTISRRASASASTTVRRRRARTRRSKTISGAGGDDGEGPFGPGSGGSGGGGGGGWNHGFGSGSGQGWDSSEPDVPTPRRSAAEVALGVIYELMCLIALSNCTQFAVRRLAGLLAARVAALRFVPRVC from the coding sequence ATGGAGATCTCAGCCGCCACGGCCACGGCCGGCTCTTCCCCGCCAGCCAAGCCGGTGCTCCTCCGCCCCCACGCCACCTCCTCCGCTACCACCACCATCAGCCgccgcgcctccgcctccgcctctacCACCGTCCGCCGCCGTCGCGCGCGCACCCGCCGTTCCAAGACCATCTCCGGCgcgggcggcgatgacggggaggGCCCTTTCGGACCCGGAAGtggcgggagcggcggcggcggcggcggcgggtggaaccATGGTTTCGGGTCCGGATCTGGTCAAGGCTGGGACTCATCGGAGCCCGACGTCCCCACGCCCCGCCgatcggcggcggaggtggcgctcGGCGTGATCTACGAGCTCATGTGCCTCATCGCGCTCTCGAACTGCACCCAGTTTGCCGTGCGGAGGCTCGCGGGgcttctcgccgcccgcgtcgccgcgcTGCGCTTCGTCCCCAGAGTCTGCTGA